Proteins found in one Bacteroidota bacterium genomic segment:
- a CDS encoding peptidylprolyl isomerase, translating into MSKLRSIAVMAIAILFLAGSLAAQSKDSVKTVDSTKQEKPKTAVQKGKDLVVIETNMGTIELKLFRAQAPKTVENFEGLAKKGYYNGLTFHRVIEKFMLQGGDPTGTGAGGESIYGKDFEDEISPDLKFDRPGLLAMANRGPGTNGSQFFITLVPTTWLNGHHTIFGEVVGGMDVVEAIGKVKTSKPGDKPLTPVVMKKVYLKEGSEKAPKESKPKK; encoded by the coding sequence ATGAGCAAACTACGATCCATCGCGGTCATGGCGATCGCGATCCTCTTCCTGGCCGGATCTCTCGCGGCCCAGTCGAAGGATTCCGTCAAAACAGTCGATTCCACCAAACAAGAAAAGCCGAAAACGGCGGTTCAGAAAGGAAAGGATCTTGTGGTCATCGAAACGAACATGGGGACTATCGAGCTTAAGTTGTTCCGCGCGCAGGCTCCGAAAACGGTCGAGAACTTTGAAGGTCTCGCAAAGAAGGGATATTACAACGGCCTGACCTTCCACCGCGTGATCGAAAAGTTCATGCTCCAGGGGGGCGATCCGACCGGTACGGGCGCCGGGGGAGAGAGCATCTATGGAAAGGATTTTGAAGATGAAATCAGCCCCGATCTGAAGTTCGACCGCCCCGGGCTCCTTGCGATGGCGAACAGAGGGCCGGGCACCAACGGCAGCCAGTTTTTCATCACGCTCGTTCCGACGACATGGCTCAACGGCCACCATACGATTTTCGGCGAAGTTGTCGGCGGGATGGACGTCGTCGAGGCGATCGGCAAGGTGAAGACGTCCAAACCGGGCGACAAGCCGCTCACCCCGGTCGTCATGAAGAAGGTCTATCTCAAGGAGGGCAGTGAGAAAGCTCCCAAAGAGTCCAAGCCGAAAAAGTAA
- the rpmE gene encoding 50S ribosomal protein L31, with protein MQKGIHPGYKKALVTCVCGSVFETRSTSGNMKIEICSKCHPFYTGKQKLVDSAGRVERFNKKYAKKTPVVPATA; from the coding sequence ATGCAAAAAGGAATTCATCCAGGATATAAGAAGGCGCTCGTCACCTGCGTTTGCGGGAGCGTCTTTGAGACCCGCTCCACGAGCGGCAACATGAAAATTGAAATCTGTTCCAAATGCCATCCCTTTTATACCGGAAAGCAGAAGCTTGTCGACTCGGCCGGTCGCGTCGAGCGGTTCAATAAGAAATATGCGAAAAAGACCCCTGTAGTACCCGCGACTGCTTGA
- a CDS encoding sigma-70 family RNA polymerase sigma factor, with product MPLGEQTAARVRTDEELIGAFQNGDQRAYDLLVGRYKDQLVNFAFRFLGEYDGADEVAQETLIRVYRKKHSYKPIAKFSTWIYTIAANLAKSELRRRTRHGLFSLSGRRRGGGEREFEPADHRNPTDGQAERSLQSGLIQDALDSLPPKYREVVVLRYVQEMSYEEICEISHTSMGTVKSRLNRARLRLQELLKGALDDE from the coding sequence ATGCCCCTCGGGGAGCAGACCGCGGCCCGCGTGCGGACCGACGAAGAATTGATCGGGGCGTTTCAGAACGGCGACCAGCGGGCGTACGATCTCCTCGTCGGCCGGTACAAGGACCAGCTCGTCAATTTTGCGTTCCGGTTTCTTGGGGAATACGACGGGGCGGATGAGGTGGCCCAGGAGACGCTGATCAGGGTCTACCGGAAGAAACACTCGTACAAGCCGATCGCCAAATTTTCGACCTGGATCTACACGATCGCCGCGAACCTCGCGAAGTCGGAGCTCCGCCGGCGCACACGGCACGGCTTGTTTTCCCTCAGCGGCCGGCGCCGGGGCGGCGGGGAGAGGGAGTTCGAACCGGCGGACCACCGGAATCCCACCGACGGACAGGCGGAGAGAAGCCTGCAGTCGGGGCTCATCCAGGATGCTCTTGATTCCCTCCCGCCGAAGTACAGGGAGGTGGTGGTCCTGCGGTATGTCCAGGAGATGAGCTATGAGGAGATCTGCGAGATCTCTCACACCTCGATGGGTACGGTGAAGTCGCGCCTGAACAGGGCTCGGCTCCGCCTTCAGGAGTTGTTGAAGGGCGCTCTCGATGACGAATGA
- the holA gene encoding DNA polymerase III subunit delta has protein sequence MTDPVPEDRAGRSALQTRRATGGGGTLGELERSLRQGEIAPLYLFHGEEDFLIGEAVQRVVESALEPGAREFDLDTVRGAEQDAMDISSIVASYPMMGKRRVVVVHEIDKVANLERLLPVAEQPPASASLVLISAKPDFRLKFFRAVREKGVVLECKRLAEYEMPEWVEGRIRKLGKEPSAEACQLIPSYVGRSLREVQNEIEKLVIYVGDKKSIDAGDVNSVVGMSRQFNIFELQRAMGLRNMQRAMEIMERMLKSGESPVGMIVMLTRYYQKIWLLQEFVGKRIPESQLPAQMGMSPFALREYLAAVKNYPAETLRNCFRALVEADESLKSSQMDERLTMTLLVFKLAGPG, from the coding sequence GTGACCGATCCCGTACCCGAAGATCGGGCGGGGCGATCCGCCCTGCAGACCCGCCGGGCGACCGGCGGCGGCGGCACGTTGGGTGAACTGGAGCGGTCTCTCCGGCAAGGGGAGATCGCTCCTCTGTATCTGTTCCACGGCGAGGAGGACTTCCTGATCGGCGAAGCGGTCCAGCGCGTCGTCGAGTCCGCTCTCGAGCCGGGCGCGCGGGAGTTCGACCTCGACACCGTCCGGGGAGCCGAACAGGATGCTATGGATATCTCCTCGATCGTCGCGTCCTATCCGATGATGGGGAAGCGGCGCGTGGTCGTTGTACACGAGATCGACAAGGTCGCCAACCTGGAACGGTTGCTTCCGGTGGCGGAGCAGCCCCCGGCCTCGGCGAGCCTCGTCTTGATCTCCGCGAAGCCCGACTTCCGTCTGAAGTTTTTCCGCGCCGTCCGCGAGAAGGGAGTCGTGCTGGAGTGCAAGCGGCTGGCCGAGTACGAGATGCCCGAGTGGGTCGAAGGACGCATCAGGAAGCTCGGCAAGGAACCGAGCGCGGAGGCCTGCCAGCTTATCCCGTCCTATGTCGGCAGGTCGCTCCGCGAGGTCCAGAACGAGATCGAAAAACTCGTCATCTATGTCGGCGACAAGAAATCGATCGACGCCGGGGACGTCAACAGCGTCGTGGGGATGTCGAGGCAGTTCAATATTTTTGAGCTGCAACGGGCGATGGGGCTCCGGAACATGCAACGGGCGATGGAGATCATGGAGCGGATGCTCAAAAGCGGCGAATCTCCGGTGGGGATGATCGTCATGCTGACCCGCTACTATCAAAAAATCTGGCTCCTCCAGGAGTTCGTCGGGAAAAGGATCCCCGAGTCGCAGCTCCCGGCTCAAATGGGCATGAGCCCCTTCGCCCTCAGGGAATATCTTGCGGCCGTGAAAAACTACCCGGCGGAGACGCTCCGCAACTGTTTTCGCGCGCTGGTGGAGGCCGACGAGTCGTTGAAGTCGTCTCAGATGGACGAGCGGCTGACGATGACGCTCCTCGTCTTCAAGCTGGCGGGGCCCGGATGA
- a CDS encoding putative sugar nucleotidyl transferase, protein MHICLFEDIHYRNFLPLAYLRPLYELRCGASTLRENLESWFPGNAVSLHVRPDLAGFWRREHSSQSVNTLADRDTWFINGRVIADERLVKLVRSKKPRQCAYFRGGDLAAFRVDGGNLRTFLHRWPEPIGPEDVAGLPAEQIDCAMVRYPWDLVSNTAAEIERFFGLRRRRDGAAGKTRVDRRATLLNGRQIRIGRESVVKAGAVIDATGGPVLLGRNVTVLPHAMIEGPASIGEHSVIRAGARIYHGTSIGAHCKVGGEVEASVVQSYSNKQHDGYLGHSYLGSWVNLGAGTITSDLKNTYGHVRVRLGGEEIDTGLQFAGLTMGDHSLSGIGSLFDAGTVVGVACNLFGPGIPPKFVPSFSWGGQGRFTLHDPGRAVETASRMMARRGVAMSDAYRERLLELCSITRTERANAGIS, encoded by the coding sequence ATGCACATCTGCCTCTTCGAAGATATTCATTACCGGAATTTTCTCCCGCTCGCATACCTGCGGCCTCTCTACGAGCTCCGGTGCGGCGCCTCCACGCTCAGGGAAAACCTCGAGTCCTGGTTTCCCGGGAACGCCGTGTCCCTCCACGTCCGTCCTGATCTCGCCGGATTCTGGCGCCGCGAGCATTCCTCTCAATCCGTAAATACGCTCGCGGACCGTGACACCTGGTTCATCAACGGCCGCGTCATCGCGGACGAGCGCCTCGTGAAGCTGGTCCGGTCGAAGAAACCCCGGCAATGCGCGTACTTCAGAGGCGGCGATCTTGCCGCCTTCCGCGTCGACGGGGGAAATCTCCGCACGTTTCTTCACCGGTGGCCCGAGCCCATCGGACCGGAGGACGTCGCGGGACTCCCCGCGGAGCAGATCGATTGCGCGATGGTGCGGTATCCCTGGGACCTGGTCTCCAACACTGCGGCAGAGATCGAGAGATTCTTCGGATTGCGCCGGCGACGCGACGGCGCGGCGGGAAAGACGCGTGTCGACCGGAGAGCCACGCTGCTGAACGGCAGGCAGATAAGAATCGGCCGGGAGAGCGTCGTGAAGGCGGGCGCGGTCATCGATGCCACCGGGGGACCCGTCCTTCTCGGCCGCAACGTCACCGTCCTTCCGCATGCCATGATTGAAGGGCCCGCATCGATCGGGGAGCACTCGGTCATCAGGGCCGGAGCGAGGATCTATCACGGAACTTCGATCGGAGCGCACTGCAAGGTGGGGGGAGAAGTGGAGGCCTCAGTCGTCCAGTCTTACTCCAACAAGCAGCATGACGGATATCTGGGCCACTCCTACCTCGGGAGCTGGGTGAATCTCGGCGCCGGTACGATCACGAGCGACCTCAAGAACACATACGGACACGTCAGGGTGCGCCTGGGCGGGGAGGAAATCGACACGGGGCTGCAGTTCGCCGGACTCACGATGGGAGACCACTCGCTGAGCGGCATCGGTTCCCTGTTCGATGCCGGGACCGTCGTCGGCGTCGCCTGCAATCTCTTCGGGCCGGGCATCCCGCCGAAATTCGTCCCTTCGTTTTCATGGGGGGGACAGGGGCGCTTCACTCTCCACGATCCCGGGAGGGCGGTCGAGACCGCGAGCAGGATGATGGCGCGGCGCGGCGTCGCGATGAGCGACGCGTACCGGG